The following are from one region of the Sorghum bicolor cultivar BTx623 chromosome 2, Sorghum_bicolor_NCBIv3, whole genome shotgun sequence genome:
- the LOC8073117 gene encoding putative disease resistance RPP13-like protein 3 isoform X1, translated as MGGVGEKILTGVMSTVLGKLTSLIEKKYTELKNVRKKLEQLRKELVAINLALEKLAAMENPDAQAKAWAAEMRELAYDLEDSIDLFTHHADHEPVDTTTGAKRFFRNKIRKLKKLHYRHKFSKEIQQLFDLVNEAYGRRKRYKIEERSFCSSSISCAEIDPRLQALYVEVEKLVGIEKPSHEIIGRLVGENLAKGCSIVSIVGCGGSGKTTLAKQVYEKIKGRFSCAAFVSVSQKPNMSNLLRELQYQTGVTEWMTMGSCSDLQLIDQLRSHLENQRYLVVIDDVWTAEAWQYIQYALPKNALTSRIIMTTRINSVGQLCRTSDEGFLYQMKPLGISDSENLFLKRTLCANEDKFPVQLEGIKNEILEKCDGLPLAIVTLASLLATKPRTKEEWERALISISSMHEKDSGLEVIDKILSLSYNDLPYHLRNCLLHLSTFPEDHEIYKDILVWRWIAEGFITKTQDLTLKQVAENYFNELINRSLIQPITLAPRYGMCAEEGCRVHDIVLNFLISRSAEENFVTMLDGQGLPLSDQRIHRLSVWYNSIHALAVSRRTMNLSHLRSISICDVGGWTMPPVLDLPILRVLDIEEEYNDLRIHGPDGITGLFQLGYRRFCRATGVTLPAQIGNRIADPDCILRLFHLRYLRFGGAMDVILPAQIGTLQYLQTLDLSGARVTQLPESIVQLKRLMCLVGHQLMMPDGFGNMESLEELGNLDGCNCSINFGEDLALLSKLRVLRVTFMWNRTSDLGARKESLISSLCKLRGKNLRSVYIYDNIGGGDCLVDSWYPVPCRLQKFIHISKYFRFPKWINSSLCDLTYLDILVQKMERDYLLILEDLPGIRVLYLDVKEVAEDGLIVSYGAFRSLTCFQFYNIDGPGLVFKGGMRMLEWLRLGFDADKARSTYGSLEVGIGHLSHVKRIGLTIRMISEGENDPAEKAVKSVINGQVNMLPNCATVDIGFSRRSRFSPGWQNRAT; from the exons ATGGGAGGAGTTGGGGAGAAGATTTTAACGGGGGTGATGAGCACCGTGCTCGGCAAGCTCACTAGCCTCATCGAGAAGAAGTACACCGAGCTCAAGAATGTGAGGAAGAAGCTGGAGCAGCTCAGGAAGGAGCTGGTGGCCATCAACCTCGCGCTGGAGAAGCTCGCGGCCATGGAGAACCCAGACGCGCAGGCGAAGGCCTGGGCGGCGGAGATGCGCGAGCTGGCCTACGACTTGGAGGACAGCATCGATCTGTTCACCCACCATGCCGACCATGAGCCGGTGGACACCACCACCGGAGCCAAGAGATTCTTCCGCAACAAGATCAGAAAGCTCAAGAAACTACACTACCGCCACAAGTTTTCTAAGGAGATCCAACAACTTTTTGATCTTGTCAACGAAGCATACGGGCGTAGAAAGAGATACAAGATTGAAGAGCGCAGCTTCTGCAGTTCTAGCATCTCGTGCGCGGAGATCGATCCTCGGTTACAGGCACTCTATGTGGAGGTGGAAAAACTCGTGGGCATTGAAAAACCAAGCCACGAGATCATCGGTCGGCTCGTCGGCGAGAACCTGGCAAAGGGATGTAGCATTGTCTCCATTGTTGGATGTGGAGGTTCAGGCAAGACTACGCTCGCAAAACAAGTGTACGAGAAAATCAAGGGTCGGTTTTCCTGTGCAGCTTTCGTGTCTGTATCACAGAAGCCCAACATGAGTAACCTTCTACGGGAGCTACAATATCAAACTGGAGTTACAGAATGGATGACAATGGGATCTTGCAGTGACCTACAACTGATCGACCAACTAAGATCACATCTCGAAAATCAAAG GTATCTTGTTGTAATTGACGACGTTTGGACAGCGGAAGCATGGCAATACATACAATATGCTCTTCCTAAAAATGCCCTTACAAGTAGAATAATCATGACAACACGCATCAACAGTGTAGGCCAGTTGTGCCGCACTTCAGATGAGGGCTTTCTTTATCAAATGAAACCTCTT GGCATAAGTGATTCTGAAAATTTATTTCTCAAAAGGACATTATGTGCCAATGAAGATAAGTTTCCTGTTCAACTGGAGGGGATTAAAAATGAGATACTTGAAAAATGCGATGGTTTGCCACTTGCTATTGTTACTCTAGCTAGCTTGTTAGCTACTAAACCGAGAACCAAGGAAGAATGGGAGAGGGCACTTATTTCTATCAGTTCTATGCATGAAAAAGACAGTGGGCTGGAAGTAATAGATAAGATACTATCTCTCAGTTACAATGATCTACCTTACCATTTGAGAAATTGCTTATTGCATCTCAGCACATTTCCAGAGGATCATGAGATTTACAAAGATATCTTGGTATGGAGATGGATAGCTGAAGGATTTATAACTAAAACACAAGATTTAACTTTGAAACAAGTTGCCGAGAATTACTTTAATGAGTTGATAAATAGGAGTTTGATCCAACCCATAACCTTGGCTCCAAGGTATGGAATGTGTGCAGAAGAAGGATGTCGAGTCCATGATATTGTATTGAACTTCCTCATCTCTCGGTCAGCTGAAGAAAATTTTGTAACTATGTTGGATGGCCAGGGCCTTCCACTTTCAGATCAAAGGATTCACCGGCTTTCTGTCTGGTATAATTCAATACATGCACTGGCAGTCTCTCGAAGAACCATGAATCTGTCTCATCTCCGTTCAATTAGTATATGCGACGTTGGAGGCTGGACGATGCCTCCTGTTTTGGACCTACCTATTCTTCGGGTGTTAGATATAGAAGAGGAATACAATGATTTGAGGATTCATGGTCCAGATGGCATTACAGGTTTATTTCAACTGGGGTATCGGAGGTTCTGTAGAGCAACTGGTGTCACACTACCAGCCCAAATTGGGAATCGGATTGCTGATCCAGATTGCATTTTACGTTTATTCCATCTGAGGTATCTGAGGTTTGGTGGAGCAATGGATGTCATACTACCAGCTCAAATTGGGACTCTACAGTATCTGCAGACTCTTGATTTAAGCGGAGCTAGAGTAACACAGCTTCCAGAAAGTATTGTTCAGCTCAAGCGATTGATGTGTCTTGTTGGGCACCAACTCATGATGCCAGATGGATTTGGTAACATGGAATCCCTTGAGGAGTTAGGGAACCTCGATGGCTGCAACTGCTCCATAAATTTTGGGGAAGATCTAGCACTTTTGAGCAAGTTGAGGGTACTCCGAGTGACGTTCATGTGGAACAGAACAAGCGATCTGGGAGCTAGAAAGGAATCTTTGATTTCATCTCTCTGCAAACTCAGAGGAAAAAACCTTCGGTCTGTCTATATTTATGACAACATTGGTGGTGGAGATTGTCTTGTGGATTCATGGTACCCTGTACCATGCCGCCTCCAAAAGTTTATTCATATCAGTAAATACTTCAGGTTTCCAAAGTGGATTAATTCCAGTCTTTGTGATCTCACCTACTTGGATATACTTGTTCAGAAGATGGAAAGGGACTATCTGCTTATTCTAGAAGATTTGCCTGGCATTCGTGTCCTATACCTTGATGTGAAGGAAGTTGCAGAAGATGGACTCATCGTCAGTTACGGTGCATTTCGAAGTCTGACATGTTTCCAGTTCTATAATATAGATGGACCTGGTTTGGTATTTAAAGGAGGCATGCGAATGCTGGAATGGCTTAGGCTCGGATTCGACGCAGATAAAGCACGTTCAACATATGGCAGTTTAGAGGTTGGCATTGGGCACCTCTCACATGTCAAACGTATCGGTCTTACTATCCGGATGATTTCTGAAGGTGAAAATGATCCTGCGGAGAAGGCCGTCAAATCTGTCATCAATGGCCAAGTAAATATGCTTCCCAATTGTGCCACAGTTGACATCGGATTTAGTAGACGGAGTCGGTTTTCACCTGGCTGGCAGAACAGGGCCACATAG
- the LOC8073117 gene encoding probable disease resistance RPP8-like protein 4 isoform X2 — translation MGGVGEKILTGVMSTVLGKLTSLIEKKYTELKNVRKKLEQLRKELVAINLALEKLAAMENPDAQAKAWAAEMRELAYDLEDSIDLFTHHADHEPVDTTTGAKRFFRNKIRKLKKLHYRHKFSKEIQQLFDLVNEAYGRRKRYKIEERSFCSSSISCAEIDPRLQALYVEVEKLVGIEKPSHEIIGRLVGENLAKGCSIVSIVGCGGSGKTTLAKQVYEKIKGRFSCAAFVSVSQKPNMSNLLRELQYQTGVTEWMTMGSCSDLQLIDQLRSHLENQRAFHFQIKGFTGFLSGIIQYMHWQSLEEP, via the exons ATGGGAGGAGTTGGGGAGAAGATTTTAACGGGGGTGATGAGCACCGTGCTCGGCAAGCTCACTAGCCTCATCGAGAAGAAGTACACCGAGCTCAAGAATGTGAGGAAGAAGCTGGAGCAGCTCAGGAAGGAGCTGGTGGCCATCAACCTCGCGCTGGAGAAGCTCGCGGCCATGGAGAACCCAGACGCGCAGGCGAAGGCCTGGGCGGCGGAGATGCGCGAGCTGGCCTACGACTTGGAGGACAGCATCGATCTGTTCACCCACCATGCCGACCATGAGCCGGTGGACACCACCACCGGAGCCAAGAGATTCTTCCGCAACAAGATCAGAAAGCTCAAGAAACTACACTACCGCCACAAGTTTTCTAAGGAGATCCAACAACTTTTTGATCTTGTCAACGAAGCATACGGGCGTAGAAAGAGATACAAGATTGAAGAGCGCAGCTTCTGCAGTTCTAGCATCTCGTGCGCGGAGATCGATCCTCGGTTACAGGCACTCTATGTGGAGGTGGAAAAACTCGTGGGCATTGAAAAACCAAGCCACGAGATCATCGGTCGGCTCGTCGGCGAGAACCTGGCAAAGGGATGTAGCATTGTCTCCATTGTTGGATGTGGAGGTTCAGGCAAGACTACGCTCGCAAAACAAGTGTACGAGAAAATCAAGGGTCGGTTTTCCTGTGCAGCTTTCGTGTCTGTATCACAGAAGCCCAACATGAGTAACCTTCTACGGGAGCTACAATATCAAACTGGAGTTACAGAATGGATGACAATGGGATCTTGCAGTGACCTACAACTGATCGACCAACTAAGATCACATCTCGAAAATCAAAG GGCCTTCCACTTTCAGATCAAAGGATTCACCGGCTTTCTGTCTGGTATAATTCAATACATGCACTGGCAGTCTCTCGAAGAACCATGA